In Helianthus annuus cultivar XRQ/B chromosome 9, HanXRQr2.0-SUNRISE, whole genome shotgun sequence, the following are encoded in one genomic region:
- the LOC110879381 gene encoding agamous-like MADS-box protein AGL12 isoform X1 produces the protein MARGKVQMRRIENPVHRQVTFCKRRSGLLKKAKELSVLCDAEIGLVIFSSHGKLYELATNGSMQGLIEKYMKSTRCYVEEQADEKQVLESKMEVSMLKNEIDVLQKGLRYMFQGGAGKMTLDELRILENNLEVWMYHIRSAKMDIMSQEIQLLKNKEGILKAANKCLQEQMEMQYIAAETDPIMTNMPCPLTVQNEIYQY, from the exons ATGGCTAGAGGAAAGGTACAGATGAGGAGGATCGAGAACCCGGTGCATAGGCAGGTAACTTTCTGCAAGCGCCGTTCAGGGCTTCTCAAGAAGGCCAAGGAGCTTTCTGTGTTGTGTGATGCTGAAATAGGTCTCGTCATTTTCTCCTCCCATGGCAAGCTCTATGAGCTTGCCACTAACGG AAGCATGCAGGGACTCATAGAGAAGTATATGAAGTCTACCCGTTGTTATGTGGAGGAACAAGCTGATGAGAAGCAAGTTCTG GAGTCCAAAATGGAGGTTAGCATGCTGAAGAATGAGATTGACGTACTTCAGAAAGGCCTCAG GTATATGTTTCAAGGAGGTGCAGGAAAAATGACTTTGGATGAACTACGCATTCTTGAGAATAACCTCGAAGTCTGGATGTATCACATACGCTCTGCAAAA ATGGACATTATGTCTCAAGAAATCCAGTTACTGAAAAATAAG GAAGGTATACTAAAAGCAGCAAACAAGTGCCTCCAGGAGCAG ATGGAGATGCAGTATATTGCTGCAGAAACTGACCCAATAATGACTAATATGCCATGCCCACTAACAGTTCAAAATGAGATATATCAGTACTAA
- the LOC110879381 gene encoding agamous-like MADS-box protein AGL12 isoform X2 — protein sequence MARGKVQMRRIENPVHRQVTFCKRRSGLLKKAKELSVLCDAEIGLVIFSSHGKLYELATNGMQGLIEKYMKSTRCYVEEQADEKQVLESKMEVSMLKNEIDVLQKGLRYMFQGGAGKMTLDELRILENNLEVWMYHIRSAKMDIMSQEIQLLKNKEGILKAANKCLQEQMEMQYIAAETDPIMTNMPCPLTVQNEIYQY from the exons ATGGCTAGAGGAAAGGTACAGATGAGGAGGATCGAGAACCCGGTGCATAGGCAGGTAACTTTCTGCAAGCGCCGTTCAGGGCTTCTCAAGAAGGCCAAGGAGCTTTCTGTGTTGTGTGATGCTGAAATAGGTCTCGTCATTTTCTCCTCCCATGGCAAGCTCTATGAGCTTGCCACTAACGG CATGCAGGGACTCATAGAGAAGTATATGAAGTCTACCCGTTGTTATGTGGAGGAACAAGCTGATGAGAAGCAAGTTCTG GAGTCCAAAATGGAGGTTAGCATGCTGAAGAATGAGATTGACGTACTTCAGAAAGGCCTCAG GTATATGTTTCAAGGAGGTGCAGGAAAAATGACTTTGGATGAACTACGCATTCTTGAGAATAACCTCGAAGTCTGGATGTATCACATACGCTCTGCAAAA ATGGACATTATGTCTCAAGAAATCCAGTTACTGAAAAATAAG GAAGGTATACTAAAAGCAGCAAACAAGTGCCTCCAGGAGCAG ATGGAGATGCAGTATATTGCTGCAGAAACTGACCCAATAATGACTAATATGCCATGCCCACTAACAGTTCAAAATGAGATATATCAGTACTAA